Sequence from the Desulfatibacillum aliphaticivorans DSM 15576 genome:
AAATCAGGCATGTACAATTGAAACAGTCCCGGGACACCGAACACCTATTCAGGGAGGGAACGACGATCTTCCGTGTCTTCCGTGCTTTCCGTGGTTAATTGACTTTTTTTTACGACAAGCTCAAAACGATTCCGATCACCCAACAATCAGCAAGCCGTACAGGGGTATGAAGTCTTCTTTGCCGGCGGCGCCGTTATTGACCACCAGGGGAGGCCAGTCGGCGGCTTTGGCCAGGGCGGAGACGTCGATGCCGTAGCCGGACATGGAGGGCCGGGCCAAGTCGGGATTCCGGCAGGCGCCGTTGCGGGCCGTGACGTTGCAATCGGGCTGATCGGCGCAGAACATGTTCTTGCACGATCCTCCGGCAAAGGCGCGGGCTTTGTCAAAGCCCAGTTCCAGGGCCCTATTCTCCAGGCTGGCGGCGATGGTGTGAACCTGGCCTTGAATATCGTGGATTTTAGAGGAGTAGACGTCGTCTTTTTTGGCCATTAGACGAAAAAACAAGGCCTTAGTGTAGGAAGGCAATTGCTTTTTCAGGGATTCGGGGCCGCCCACGTGAGGGGGACAGCTGGCGGCGACGCCGTAATTGGGGCACCTTGGATTTTGGCAAAGGGCGGCCAAATTCTCTTTAGCGTCAATAATTGTTGCGTCAAGGAGCACGGCGGAGTCCGCACCCAGTTCACAAGCGAAATTCTGTAGCTCCGTGAGATTTTTTTGTTCCACCGCCATTATCCATAGGCAAAGTAAAAGAAAAGCGGGCGCCCGCAGGTGTGGCGTTTTCCGCGCGAATAGTCCCGTTGTGGGCTATAACGGCCATCTGGCAGAAAGCCAGGCCAAGGCCGGTCGAATAAGCCCTGTTCTGGTCAGCCTCGTTCACGCGGACGAATTTGTCAAATATTTTCTCTTCAAAGCCGTCGGGGATTCCCGGGCCGCTGTCCTCCACAAAAAAGACAATCTGGTTGGGTTTGGGGGTGCTGTACCCCAGGATAATGCCCCCGCCCGCGTCCGTGTAGGATATGGCGTTGACCAACAGGTTTTGAAGCACCCGCGAAAGAAGGATTTTATCGGCATTGAACAGGCAGTTCTCCCCGTCATGAGGGATTTCCTTGGCGAACCGGATTTCCTTGATCATGGCCATGCCTGAAAGGCTGGACAAGGCGTCGTCGATGATTTCAATGGGGTTGACCGGAGTCAGATAGAGCTTTAGGCGGCCCTCCTCCATTTTGGTGATTTCCAGCATGTCCGACACCATGCGATAAAGGCTGTCGCAGGCGGTGCGGGAGGACTGGATGAACTCCAGGTTTTCGCCTTTAACGGTGTAGGTGAGGAGATCCAGGTTGGCCACCATTTCGGAAATAGGGCCTTTAAGGTCGTGCACCAGCATATTGAAAAGCTGATCCTTGGCTTTTTCCACCTTGCGCAGTTCCAGGTTTTTTTTACGGAGCTTTTCCTTGCTTTTCTTAAGGGATTGGGTCAGGCGCTGATTTTCGATGGCCATAATAAAATGCCCGGCGATGTTCAGCACAAACTCCTGCTCTTTGGGGGACAGGAGATCCAGCACGACCTTATCGGTAAGGTTAAGCACGCCCATGACCTTTTTCCCGGCCATGAGCGGCACGGAAAAATAGGCGTTCTTTTTGTAATGGTCAAATTTTTGAGGAAACTGGCAGTCCAGGGCGCAATCCACATAAAGGGGCTTTTTATTCTCGGCCACCCAGGCGGACGGGCTGTTTTCGTCATCCAGGCTTTGGGAGACGCCGATCAATTCGGGCCTGGACGAGGCGGCCACCTGCAGGGATTTTCTCCCTTTCATGAGCATGATGGAGCCCTTGGCCATGCCCGAGCATTGCATGATTTCTTCAAGGATTTTTTGAAGTTTATCCTCAAACCCGATTTTTGCGTCATTGGAAATACTCACGACGCGGGCGAAGGTTTGAAGCACGTCTGCAGCGTTATCCATTAAAACCTCTCATCACAAGCATTGCTGTAACATTTCCCGGGCTTCTTCATTTTCCGGGTCGGCTTTAAGAACCTGATTCAAATATTTTTCGGCCCACATGGGGCGCTTCATGGCCAGATAATTGCGCGCCAGATGCATTTTGATCCGCGGATCCTTGGCGTCCAGGTCCGAGGCAAGGGTCAGGCGTTTGACGGCCTCCTGATTGTCCCCCAGTTCCTCCAGAAACAGGCCCAGCCTGACCAAAAGGTCCGGCCTGCCTGGAGTGTTTTGGAGTATTTCAATCAAAAGGTTGGCAGCGTAGCGGATGTCCCCTTCTTTTTCGCAGATGTCCACGATCATCTCCCGGGTTTCGTTTTGCTCCCGGGAAACGCTGATGGTTTTGTCAAAGGTTTGGCGGGCCTTGTCACGCATCCCGGTCTGAAGCAGGACTGTCCCTAAACGAATCCCCCGATCCAGCTGCCTGGGGCTGATTTTCATGGCTTCGTCCAGGAACTTGGCTGCGTTTTCAAAATCCTGACGCTGCATGTAAAGCTCGCCCAATTGATTGAATGAAAAGACATCCAATTTGTTGCGGTTTATGGCGGCCAAAAAGCATTTTTCGGCATCATCCAAATTATTGTTTTTTAAGAAATAATATCCCAGCTGACGGATGGGCTTCGTGCTTCCGGGGTCCATTTCCACGGCTTTTCTGGCTGCGGCCACGGCCTCTGCGAGCTTTCCTTCATTATAGAAATTTCTGGCGTGGCGTAAAAGCTGGACCGCCGGGGGGGGGTTGTTGTGATGGTGGATGACCCGGGCCACCCGGTCCCCCAGAGACTTGACCGTGAGAGGCTTAAGAAGATAGGCGTCAATGTCCGTTTCCGCCACTTCCGCCACGATTTCCGGGTCAGCCTCGGCCGTCACCATGACCACCGGCATATCCCACATCCCATTGTCATCCCGGATGTTCCGGAGCACGTCCACGCCCTTCATGATAGGCATGTTCCAGTCAATGATGGCCAAGTCCACTTCTTCGGTTTCCAGCTTCCTCCATGCCTGGGCGCCGTTATTGGCGAACACGAAGTCGCGCCCATATCCCAGGAGTTTCATGATTCCCCGAATAGACTTGCACATGCCGGGCATGTCGTCGGCAATCAGGACCTTCATGGTATTGATGTCAATCATTGCAGCGCCTTTGGGCTAAATAATACGGGAAAAATTGAAACAGCAATCCAACGGCCACAAATTATGCAAAGACCATGCCCTGTTTTAAAAATATTGTATGGCGTCATGTAGAAGGGAGGGGGCGCCCGCCGCGCGTCAGGCGTCCAGTTCCGCCTGCAACTGGGCTTCCAGTTCCTCAATGGCTTCCTGGTCGGCCTCCCAGGCGGTCATGAGAGTATCCAGTCCGTCTTTAACCTTTTGGTATTCCTCCAAAAGAGGCTGACTTTTTTCGGAGTCGGAAAACACGTCCGGATCGGCCAGGAGCTCGGAGATTTCCGCTTCCCTGGCTTCCAATGTGGAAATTTTCTTTTCCGCTTCCTGAACACGTTTTTGGATGGGGCCTATCTTCTCCCACCTTAACTGGCGAATTCTGGCCTCAGCCTGTTTGCGGGCTTTTTTCTCGGCCCGGGTTCCGCCGGCGGGATCAGCCGCGTCCTCGGCCTGGGCGGGCTTGGCTTCCTGACGGCCTTGGGCTTCCTGCTTCTCTTCCAGCCGGTCCAGGTGGTCAAAGTATTCCGTGAGGGTTCCCGGATATTCCTCGATGGTCTGGTTTTTGATGTCCCAGATTTTGGTGGCCAGCCTTTTTACAAAGGACTGGTTGTGCGAGACGAAGATCAGGGTGCCGTTGTAGTCCTTGAGAGCGTCGGTGAGCATTTCGGCGGCCACGATGTCCAAATGGTTGGTGGGCTCGTCCATGAGCAGGCAGTTGCCCGGGTTGACCAGGAGTTTGGCCAGGGCCACCCTGGCTTTTTCGCCGCCGGAAAGCACGCCGACCTGCTTGTCCACCTCGTCGCCGGAAAAAAGAAAAGCCCCGCACACGCTGCGCACAAAGGTCTGGGTGGCCTTGGGCACGGCGGTGAAAACCTCCTCCACAATGCTGCGGGAGGCTTCCAACTGCTCGGCCTGATGCTGGGCGTAGTAGGACAGCGCAACCCCATGGCCCAAATCCACCTGGCCCTCTCCCGCCTTCATTTCTCCGGCGAAAATCTTAAGCAGGGTGGTCTTGCCGGCGCCGTTGCGGCCGATGATGGCGATGCGGTCCCCGCGCTGGGCGTTCAGGCGCACGCCTTTATATAATACATGGTCTCCAAAGGCTTTGGTCAGCCCTTTAGCCGTGACCACGTTCTGGCTGCTTCGGGGGACTTCGGGAAAGGAGAAGCTCATGCTTTTCTGGGGAGCATGGGTCTTGATCATCTCCATCTTCTCCACCAGCTTGAGCTTGCTTTGAGCTTGCCTGGCCTTGGTGGCCTTGTACCGGAACTTTTCCACGAACTTCATGGCGTCCTTGACCCGCTGCTCCTGCTTTTTGGCCTGACGCTCCAGAACCTGCTCCTCTTCCGCGCGCTGGGAAAGATAGGACTCGTAGTCCCCCCGGTACTGGCGCACGCCTTCCATCTCAAAGCTGATGACCCGGTTGATCTGGGAATTCAAAAATTCCCGGTCATGGCAAACCAGGATCAGGGCGCCTTCATAGCGCTCCAAAAACTGGCCCAGCCACCGGACCGAGTCCATGTCCAGATGGTTGGTGGGTTCGTCCATGAGCAGGATATCGGGCTTTTGGAACAACAGCCCGGCCAGGGCGGCGCGCATGCGCCAGCCGCCGGAAAGTTCGGCCAGGGGGCGGTCCATGTCCTCCATGAGAAAACCCAGGCCGGAGAGAATCTGCTCAGCCACGTGCTTGGCGTATTGGGTTTCAAAATCCGTCAGGGTTTCGGCCAGCTTGGCGATCTTATGGCCGATTTCCGCCTGTTCCTCCTGGTCTTCGGCCTGAGACAGGGCCTCTTCCAGGCGTTCCATGCGCTTGTCCAGTTCCACCCGTCCCGGGACGGCCTCCAAAACGGACTGGAGCACGGTTTCGTCCGACGGATCGGAGATATCCTGGGCCAGGTAGCCCAAACGCATGCCCTTGGTCACCCGCACCTCGCCGGCGGTGGCCGCCGCCTCGTTCACCATGATCCGCATGAGGCTGGTTTTTCCGGTGCCGTTCCGGCCTATCAGACCGATGCGGTCTTTTTCCGACACCTGAAAGGTGAGGTTCTCGAATATGGTGCGCCCTCCGAAGGAAAGGGACAGGTTGTTGACGACCAAAAGACTCATAATAAACGAATATCCAAAGTAAAAAGTTTAAAGGCGCCCGCGAAGAGCGCACTCGTCCGGCCCGGAAAGGGCGTATCCTGCGCGGCTCGAAAATCTACGGCAAACACAGCCTCTTGTCAAACCTTTGGCCTGCAAAAACCTTAAAATAACTTGCTTGTCCGGGCTTTATTGTGTATCAGGGGCGTGATTCTTGCACTATCTTAAAAAGCGGCCACTTGGGGGCTGCAAAGCATAACCTCTTTGCGGGAGCGCCCGCAAGCAATCAAGAAAACAAAGGAAAAACAGTTATCATGGCATTCATCGCCCCTTTCAAGGGTATCCTGTTCGCCCCGGAAAAAGTCAAGGACATGTCCAAGGTTCTGACGCCTCCGTATGACGTCATCAGCCCCGAGGAGCAGGAGGCCTTTTACCAGGCGCACCCCAATTGCGTTATCCGCCTTATCCTTGGCAAAAAAACCCCTGAAGACAACGAGGAAAACAATCCTCACACCCGGTCCGCCGCCTATTACAAGGAATGGCAGGAGCAGGGAGTGCTGACCAAGGACAAGGAGTTGTGCTTTTACCTCATCGCCACGGAATTTGAAGCTTTGGGCAAAATCCACGAACGCCTGGGCCTGGTGGCGGCGGTCCGCCTGACGCCCTTTTCCGAAGGCAAGGTCCTG
This genomic interval carries:
- a CDS encoding ABC-F family ATP-binding cassette domain-containing protein, which codes for MSLLVVNNLSLSFGGRTIFENLTFQVSEKDRIGLIGRNGTGKTSLMRIMVNEAAATAGEVRVTKGMRLGYLAQDISDPSDETVLQSVLEAVPGRVELDKRMERLEEALSQAEDQEEQAEIGHKIAKLAETLTDFETQYAKHVAEQILSGLGFLMEDMDRPLAELSGGWRMRAALAGLLFQKPDILLMDEPTNHLDMDSVRWLGQFLERYEGALILVCHDREFLNSQINRVISFEMEGVRQYRGDYESYLSQRAEEEQVLERQAKKQEQRVKDAMKFVEKFRYKATKARQAQSKLKLVEKMEMIKTHAPQKSMSFSFPEVPRSSQNVVTAKGLTKAFGDHVLYKGVRLNAQRGDRIAIIGRNGAGKTTLLKIFAGEMKAGEGQVDLGHGVALSYYAQHQAEQLEASRSIVEEVFTAVPKATQTFVRSVCGAFLFSGDEVDKQVGVLSGGEKARVALAKLLVNPGNCLLMDEPTNHLDIVAAEMLTDALKDYNGTLIFVSHNQSFVKRLATKIWDIKNQTIEEYPGTLTEYFDHLDRLEEKQEAQGRQEAKPAQAEDAADPAGGTRAEKKARKQAEARIRQLRWEKIGPIQKRVQEAEKKISTLEAREAEISELLADPDVFSDSEKSQPLLEEYQKVKDGLDTLMTAWEADQEAIEELEAQLQAELDA
- a CDS encoding tetratricopeptide repeat protein, giving the protein MIDINTMKVLIADDMPGMCKSIRGIMKLLGYGRDFVFANNGAQAWRKLETEEVDLAIIDWNMPIMKGVDVLRNIRDDNGMWDMPVVMVTAEADPEIVAEVAETDIDAYLLKPLTVKSLGDRVARVIHHHNNPPPAVQLLRHARNFYNEGKLAEAVAAARKAVEMDPGSTKPIRQLGYYFLKNNNLDDAEKCFLAAINRNKLDVFSFNQLGELYMQRQDFENAAKFLDEAMKISPRQLDRGIRLGTVLLQTGMRDKARQTFDKTISVSREQNETREMIVDICEKEGDIRYAANLLIEILQNTPGRPDLLVRLGLFLEELGDNQEAVKRLTLASDLDAKDPRIKMHLARNYLAMKRPMWAEKYLNQVLKADPENEEAREMLQQCL
- a CDS encoding GAF domain-containing sensor histidine kinase; the protein is MDNAADVLQTFARVVSISNDAKIGFEDKLQKILEEIMQCSGMAKGSIMLMKGRKSLQVAASSRPELIGVSQSLDDENSPSAWVAENKKPLYVDCALDCQFPQKFDHYKKNAYFSVPLMAGKKVMGVLNLTDKVVLDLLSPKEQEFVLNIAGHFIMAIENQRLTQSLKKSKEKLRKKNLELRKVEKAKDQLFNMLVHDLKGPISEMVANLDLLTYTVKGENLEFIQSSRTACDSLYRMVSDMLEITKMEEGRLKLYLTPVNPIEIIDDALSSLSGMAMIKEIRFAKEIPHDGENCLFNADKILLSRVLQNLLVNAISYTDAGGGIILGYSTPKPNQIVFFVEDSGPGIPDGFEEKIFDKFVRVNEADQNRAYSTGLGLAFCQMAVIAHNGTIRAENATPAGARFSFTLPMDNGGGTKKSHGATEFRL
- a CDS encoding DUF2284 domain-containing protein; translation: MEQKNLTELQNFACELGADSAVLLDATIIDAKENLAALCQNPRCPNYGVAASCPPHVGGPESLKKQLPSYTKALFFRLMAKKDDVYSSKIHDIQGQVHTIAASLENRALELGFDKARAFAGGSCKNMFCADQPDCNVTARNGACRNPDLARPSMSGYGIDVSALAKAADWPPLVVNNGAAGKEDFIPLYGLLIVG